In Acidimicrobiia bacterium, a single window of DNA contains:
- a CDS encoding histidine phosphatase family protein, whose translation MSGHDVLLVRHGQTEWSISGRHTGRTDVPLTEFGRRQAEALAAMIGVAPDARILSSPLSRAWETMERAG comes from the coding sequence ATGAGCGGGCATGACGTGCTTTTGGTCCGCCACGGGCAGACCGAATGGAGCATCTCGGGACGGCACACCGGACGTACCGACGTCCCGCTCACCGAGTTCGGACGCCGCCAAGCCGAGGCGCTGGCGGCCATGATCGGGGTTGCTCCCGACGCTCGGATCCTGTCGAGCCCGTTGTCCAGGGCATGGGAGACGATGGAACGGGCCGG